The Lutibacter sp. Hel_I_33_5 genome has a window encoding:
- the hisB gene encoding bifunctional histidinol-phosphatase/imidazoleglycerol-phosphate dehydratase HisB encodes MKKVLFIDRDGTLAIEPPIDYQLDSLEKLEFYPGVFRWLGKIADELDYELVMVTNQDGLGTDSFPEDTFWPAQNKVIQAFKNEGVEFAEVLIDKSFPEDNAPTRKPRTGLLTKYFSEAYDLENSFVLGDRITDMELAKNLGAKGIYLSEDPELGVNEIETPKEDIVNAIALTSTDWKAIYEFLKLEDRVTEITRNTNETKIYIKLNLDGSGKNDIDTGLKFFDHMLDQIGRHGSMDLTIKVDGDLEVDEHHTIEDTMIAFGELFNKALGNKLGIERYGFCLPMDDCLAQVAVDFGGRNWLEWDAEFKREKVGDMPTEMFFHLFKSFTDGAKCNLNIKAEGDNEHHKIEGIFKAFAKAMKMAVKRDANKMFLPSTKGML; translated from the coding sequence ATGAAAAAAGTATTATTTATAGATAGAGACGGTACGTTGGCTATAGAACCACCAATCGATTACCAATTAGATAGTTTAGAAAAATTAGAGTTTTATCCAGGTGTTTTTAGATGGTTAGGTAAAATTGCAGATGAGTTGGATTATGAATTAGTGATGGTTACCAATCAGGATGGTTTAGGAACCGATTCTTTTCCAGAAGACACGTTTTGGCCAGCACAAAATAAAGTAATTCAAGCTTTTAAAAATGAAGGTGTAGAGTTTGCAGAGGTTTTAATAGACAAGTCTTTTCCAGAAGACAATGCACCAACAAGAAAGCCAAGAACTGGCTTATTAACAAAATATTTTTCTGAAGCGTATGATTTAGAAAATTCCTTTGTTTTAGGTGATCGAATTACCGACATGGAGTTAGCAAAAAATTTAGGAGCCAAAGGAATTTATTTGTCTGAAGATCCTGAATTAGGAGTTAATGAAATTGAAACACCTAAGGAAGACATTGTAAATGCAATCGCTTTAACAAGTACCGATTGGAAAGCTATATATGAATTTTTAAAGTTAGAAGATCGCGTAACAGAAATTACTAGAAATACGAATGAAACGAAGATTTACATCAAGTTAAATTTAGATGGTTCTGGTAAAAATGATATCGATACTGGGCTGAAGTTTTTTGATCACATGCTAGATCAAATCGGACGTCATGGTTCGATGGATTTAACCATAAAAGTAGATGGCGATTTAGAGGTTGATGAGCATCACACGATTGAAGATACTATGATTGCCTTTGGTGAATTATTTAATAAAGCTTTAGGTAACAAATTAGGAATAGAACGATACGGTTTTTGTTTACCAATGGACGATTGTTTAGCGCAAGTAGCTGTCGATTTTGGTGGTAGAAATTGGTTAGAATGGGATGCAGAATTTAAGAGAGAAAAAGTAGGAGATATGCCTACAGAAATGTTTTTTCACTTATTTAAATCCTTTACAGATGGTGCAAAATGCAACTTGAATATTAAAGCTGAAGGAGATAATGAACATCATAAAATTGAAGGTATTTTTAAAGCGTTCGCAAAAGCTATGAAAATGGCTGTAAAACGAGATGCAAATAAAATGTTTTTACCATCAACAAAAGGAATGCTATAA
- the hisC gene encoding histidinol-phosphate transaminase, producing the protein MNISKLVRKNVLSLQPYSSARDEYKDATSNMIFLDANENPFENGSNRYPDPQQTDVKIRLSELNNIPIENILLGNGSDEVLDLIFRVFCEPNEDNIITLPPTYGMYSVLANINAVENRKVLLNDNFQLNVDEILEQVDANSKLIFLCTPNNPTGNSFTQESIEILLTKFNGIVVIDEAYIDFSENESWLKVLHKYPNLIVIQTLSKAFGMAGIRLGISYASKEIISVLNKIKPPYNVNNLTQAKALVRLNKMEEVNNEINQLKSERKRLYQQIEKISFVEKVYPSDANFILIKVDDATKRYNQLIDLGLVIRNRTNQPLCDNCLRISVGILEENSRLIRALKIIK; encoded by the coding sequence ATGAACATATCCAAACTAGTTAGAAAAAACGTTTTGTCTTTACAACCATATTCATCTGCAAGAGACGAATATAAGGATGCTACAAGCAATATGATTTTTTTAGATGCAAACGAAAATCCTTTTGAAAACGGAAGTAATCGATATCCAGATCCACAACAAACCGATGTTAAAATACGGTTGTCGGAATTAAATAATATTCCTATTGAAAATATTTTGTTAGGAAATGGAAGTGATGAAGTATTAGACCTGATTTTTAGGGTTTTTTGTGAACCCAATGAAGATAACATCATTACGTTACCACCAACTTATGGAATGTACAGTGTTTTAGCAAACATCAATGCTGTTGAAAATAGAAAAGTGTTGCTAAATGACAATTTTCAGCTAAATGTTGATGAAATTTTGGAGCAAGTAGATGCTAATTCCAAATTGATATTTTTATGTACACCAAATAATCCGACAGGAAATAGTTTTACACAAGAATCAATTGAAATATTGCTTACTAAATTTAATGGAATTGTAGTAATTGACGAAGCTTATATTGATTTTTCTGAAAATGAAAGTTGGTTAAAAGTATTACATAAATACCCTAATTTAATCGTGATACAAACCTTGTCTAAAGCCTTTGGTATGGCAGGAATACGATTAGGTATAAGTTATGCATCAAAAGAAATAATTTCGGTTTTAAATAAAATTAAACCACCTTATAACGTAAATAATCTAACACAAGCTAAAGCCTTAGTTAGATTGAATAAAATGGAGGAAGTTAATAACGAAATTAATCAACTTAAAAGCGAAAGAAAAAGACTTTATCAACAAATTGAAAAAATTAGTTTTGTAGAAAAAGTATATCCGTCGGATGCTAATTTTATTCTAATAAAAGTTGATGACGCAACTAAAAGATATAATCAATTAATTGATTTAGGACTCGTTATAAGAAATAGAACTAATCAACCTTTATGTGATAATTGTTTGCGAATTAGTGTAGGTATTTTAGAAGAAAATTCAAGGTTAATTAGAGCGTTAAAAATAATAAAATGA
- the hisD gene encoding histidinol dehydrogenase, which produces MKVLQNPPKNTWNSILERPTQSLEEVENTVDQIFSDVQQNGDFAISKYTSIFDNVVIENKLVSNDEINEASNQVSPALKEAIAAAKANIEKFHTAQKTEKVYVETVNGVECWQEKRAIQKVGLYIPGGTAPLFSTVLMLAVPAQIAGCKELILCSPPNKEGKIHPAIIYTAQLCGVTKIYKVGGIQAIAGLTFGTETIPQVYKIFGPGNQFVTVAKQLATKYGVAIDMPAGPSELLVVADDSADASFVASDLLSQAEHGVDSQVILVSTSNTFIDLVSKEIEKQLSVLPRKAIAEKAISNSKLIYVANDEVALELINEYGPEHFIICTNNNDYYIDNIINVGSVFIGNYTPESAGDYASGTNHTLPTNGFSKAYSGVNLDSFTKSITFQKISKKGIQNIGKSIELMAEAEGLQAHKNAVSLRLKSLES; this is translated from the coding sequence ATGAAAGTACTTCAGAATCCACCGAAAAACACATGGAATTCTATTTTAGAAAGACCTACACAGTCTTTGGAAGAAGTAGAAAACACTGTAGACCAAATTTTTAGTGATGTTCAGCAAAATGGAGATTTTGCAATATCAAAATATACATCGATTTTTGATAATGTTGTTATTGAGAATAAGTTAGTTTCTAATGATGAAATTAATGAAGCTTCAAATCAAGTTTCACCAGCATTAAAAGAAGCTATAGCGGCTGCAAAAGCAAATATTGAAAAGTTCCATACTGCTCAGAAAACAGAAAAAGTGTATGTAGAAACTGTTAATGGCGTAGAATGTTGGCAAGAAAAAAGAGCGATTCAGAAAGTAGGTTTATACATTCCTGGAGGTACAGCACCCTTATTTTCAACAGTACTAATGTTGGCAGTTCCTGCACAAATTGCAGGTTGTAAAGAATTGATTTTGTGTTCTCCGCCAAATAAAGAAGGGAAAATTCACCCAGCAATAATATATACTGCACAACTTTGTGGGGTAACTAAAATATATAAGGTTGGTGGAATTCAGGCAATTGCAGGACTAACTTTTGGTACAGAAACGATTCCTCAGGTGTATAAAATATTTGGGCCAGGAAATCAGTTTGTTACCGTTGCAAAGCAATTAGCAACAAAATATGGTGTTGCCATTGATATGCCAGCTGGACCAAGTGAATTATTAGTTGTTGCAGACGATTCTGCGGATGCTAGTTTTGTAGCTTCAGATTTGTTAAGTCAAGCAGAACATGGAGTTGATAGTCAAGTTATTTTAGTATCTACGTCGAATACTTTTATTGATTTAGTTTCTAAAGAGATAGAAAAACAACTTTCTGTATTGCCCAGAAAGGCGATTGCAGAAAAAGCAATTTCAAATTCTAAATTGATTTATGTTGCAAATGATGAAGTAGCCTTAGAATTAATTAATGAATATGGGCCAGAACATTTTATTATTTGTACAAATAATAACGATTATTACATCGATAATATTATTAATGTAGGTTCTGTGTTTATTGGAAACTATACACCAGAAAGTGCAGGAGATTATGCGTCTGGAACCAATCATACATTGCCAACTAACGGATTTAGTAAAGCGTATTCTGGTGTAAATTTAGATAGTTTTACCAAAAGTATTACGTTCCAAAAAATATCAAAAAAAGGAATTCAGAATATTGGAAAATCAATAGAATTAATGGCAGAAGCAGAAGGGTTACAAGCCCATAAAAATGCGGTTAGTTTACGTTTAAAAAGTTTAGAGTCATGA
- the hisG gene encoding ATP phosphoribosyltransferase: MSKLKIAIQKSGRLNQDSLQILKDCGISIDNGKDQLKASASNFPLEVFYLRNGDIPQYLRDGVVDCAIIGENVLVEKGQDLNFTQRLGFSKCKVSVAVTKSTEYTNLKDLEGKRIATSYPNTVQQFLDKNNVDAKLHIINGSVEIAPNIGLADAIVDIVSSGSTLFKNGLKEVEVLLKSEAVLAVSPLISDENQALLNKIEFRMQSVLKGKNSKYVLLNAPNDRLEEIITLLPGMKSPTVLPLAEKGWSSVHTVIDKNQFWEIIDELKDKGAEGILVCPIEKMVL, from the coding sequence ATGAGTAAGTTAAAGATAGCTATTCAAAAATCAGGAAGATTAAATCAAGATTCATTACAAATCTTAAAAGATTGTGGTATTTCTATTGATAATGGAAAAGATCAATTAAAAGCAAGTGCAAGTAATTTTCCATTAGAAGTTTTTTACCTAAGAAACGGCGATATTCCACAGTATTTAAGGGATGGAGTAGTAGATTGTGCTATAATTGGAGAGAATGTATTGGTAGAAAAAGGGCAAGATTTAAACTTTACACAACGTTTAGGGTTTTCTAAATGTAAAGTATCAGTAGCCGTGACTAAATCAACAGAATATACCAATTTAAAAGATTTAGAAGGGAAAAGAATTGCAACATCGTATCCAAATACGGTGCAACAATTTTTAGATAAAAATAATGTTGATGCAAAACTTCATATTATTAATGGATCTGTAGAAATAGCTCCAAATATTGGATTAGCGGATGCAATTGTAGATATTGTTTCTAGTGGTAGTACGTTGTTTAAGAACGGGTTAAAAGAAGTAGAGGTTTTATTAAAATCAGAAGCAGTTTTAGCAGTTTCACCTTTAATTTCTGATGAAAATCAAGCCTTATTAAACAAAATAGAGTTTAGAATGCAGTCGGTTTTAAAAGGAAAAAACTCGAAATATGTATTGTTAAATGCACCTAATGATCGATTAGAAGAAATTATTACATTATTGCCAGGTATGAAAAGTCCAACTGTGCTTCCTTTAGCAGAAAAAGGTTGGAGTTCTGTACACACTGTAATTGATAAAAATCAATTTTGGGAAATTATTGACGAGTTAAAAGACAAAGGAGCAGAAGGAATTTTAGTATGTCCAATTGAAAAAATGGTATTGTAA
- a CDS encoding SAM-dependent methyltransferase has protein sequence MNDFSNLYDTLRESITKDNFVKLTLSKPIRKSEELQNVYVRQIVLKGEQSFQFLYRNKTNDYVKNYSLQEVIVELEGLLTINFRAATLFTLENDLQVFISKKKKISYKTVAPSFKNKLPDTHDKPKVKRIEKSEYLFHLGITDKEGKVIHKMADKYRQINKYLEIIEGLLASSKLAKNIHIVDMGSGKGYLTFALYDYLVNQKKYNARITGIELRKELVNYCNDIAEKSSFKNLNFVAKPIQEYQEEKIDILIALHACDTATDDAIYKGLASKASLIICAPCCHKQIRQQVKGKEQESPLLKYGIFKERQFEMVTDTIRALILEKHDYNTKVFEFISNEHTRKNVMLVASKSTKKSDDEAINSKILSLKESYAIESHYLETLL, from the coding sequence ATGAACGACTTTTCAAATTTGTATGACACTTTAAGAGAAAGTATAACAAAGGATAATTTTGTTAAACTGACATTGAGTAAACCTATTCGAAAAAGTGAAGAATTACAAAACGTATATGTACGTCAAATTGTTTTAAAAGGCGAGCAATCTTTTCAGTTTTTATATAGAAACAAAACCAATGATTATGTTAAAAACTATTCGTTACAAGAAGTTATTGTTGAATTAGAAGGTTTGTTAACTATTAATTTTAGAGCAGCTACATTATTTACTTTAGAAAATGATTTACAAGTTTTTATTTCTAAGAAGAAGAAAATCTCTTACAAGACGGTAGCACCAAGTTTTAAAAATAAATTACCCGATACGCACGATAAACCTAAAGTTAAAAGAATAGAAAAGAGCGAGTATTTATTTCATTTGGGGATAACGGATAAAGAAGGGAAGGTAATCCATAAAATGGCAGATAAGTACCGTCAAATCAATAAGTATTTAGAAATAATAGAAGGATTATTGGCTAGCTCTAAATTGGCTAAAAACATCCATATTGTAGATATGGGTTCGGGTAAAGGTTATTTAACCTTTGCTTTGTATGATTATTTAGTCAATCAAAAAAAATACAACGCAAGGATTACCGGTATAGAGTTGCGCAAAGAATTGGTGAATTATTGTAATGATATCGCTGAAAAATCTAGTTTTAAAAACCTAAACTTTGTTGCCAAACCGATTCAAGAATATCAAGAAGAAAAAATAGATATCCTAATTGCGTTACATGCGTGTGATACTGCCACAGATGATGCAATTTACAAAGGATTAGCATCAAAAGCATCCTTAATTATTTGTGCGCCCTGTTGTCATAAACAAATCCGTCAGCAAGTAAAAGGGAAGGAGCAAGAAAGCCCATTATTAAAATACGGTATTTTTAAAGAACGTCAGTTTGAAATGGTTACGGATACAATTAGAGCCTTAATTCTAGAAAAACACGATTATAACACCAAAGTATTTGAATTCATAAGCAATGAACATACAAGAAAAAATGTAATGTTAGTAGCTTCTAAATCAACAAAAAAGAGTGATGATGAAGCTATCAATTCAAAAATTTTGAGTTTAAAAGAAAGCTATGCTATTGAAAGTCATTACTTAGAAACGTTGCTTTAA